Below is a window of Planifilum fulgidum DNA.
CGATAAACGAAAAGTCGATGGTTTCATTGATTTTTCTAAGCAAGTGATCTTGGGGAACAAGGTCTTCTATGTTGACTGTTTCGGGTTGAAATTCCCTGGATGGGTTCGTCCTGAACATATAAAAACCTTCCTTCGGAATTGTTTTATTCCGAATTCAACAAAAAAGGCTGTTGACCCTTCTTTGTCAACAGCCTCAGGAGGCCGGATGAAGATCCGGCCTCCCGTTTTTTCCGCCCCTTTTTTATCCCTGAGGCATCATAAAGAAGGAATAGGAGACGATCCCCAGGAAGGAGACGATCATGTAACCCCAAAACAGGTACATATAAGTACGTTCCGTGAAGCCCATGTAGCCGAGAATGACGAAGAGCGCCGTCTGCACAAAGAACAGGATGGCAGGGGTGTAAAGCTGTCCCGCGAGAAACATCAGAGCGATGACAAAGGTCCAAAAACCGAGGACGCGAAACATGCGGTCCATGGGTTCCACTCCTTCCGATATCGAGCCCCTGGCGGGCTTTTTCTCGAGATTCTCTCCGGAGGCCGGCGGGAAGGCGATCGGCGGCTCCGTTTCCGCGACTCCCTTGCCGTCAGGGTATAGGCTGGTCCGATCGGCGGTTTTTCATGCCTTCGGCAGGATGAAGGCCGAAAGCATCCCGATCCGGTTGCGGCGCCCGTTGGGGGCTTCTCCTTTTCCGTCCCGGATTACAGACTTATTATATACTTGGGACAAACGGGGATCAAGCGACGGCTTTTTGACAGTTTTGCCGCGGAAGGGCACGCCGCGGGGGAATCCCTTTTTTCCGGGCTTCGGCCAAAGGTCGCTTCATTCATTCGGGAGGTGGGGAGAAATCATGGAAACCCTTCGACTGGAAAGATATCGCGGTGTCGGGCTCATTCGCTTTCACCGTCCGGAGGTGAGAAACGCGGTCAATCTCCGGATGATGGATGAATTGGAGACGGTGCTGCGCGAGTGGCGGCAGGATGATGCGGTCAGAACCGTCCTGTTGGCGGGGGATCGCCATGCCTTTGTTTCCGGGGGGGATTTGAGCGAACTGCATCGGTTGACCCGGGAGGAGGAGATTTACCCGGTGATGGCCCGGATGGGACGTTTGCTTCTGGAGCTTCAGGATTTGGGGAAACCGACCATCGCGGCCGTTGAGGGAGCCGCCGTGGGAGGCGGGTGTGAAATCGCCGTCAGCTGCGATTTTCGACTCGCCTCCGACCGGGCCCGCTTCGGTTTTGTTCAGGTCCGGCTGGGCATCACGTCGGGATGGGGCGGGGGAACCCGGTTGCTTTCGCTTTTGAAACGGAGTGACGCCCTCTACCTGCTTTTGACCGGCGAGGTGATCGACAGCGAAACCGCGCTTCGCATCGGCCTGGTTGACCGGGTTTTTCCGGGCGGAGAGGGGTTCGAAGGGGCGGCCTTGGATTTTGCCGAACGGATTGCGTCGGCTCCCCTCGGTGTCATTCGGGAATATATCGCCATCGCCAACCGGGTTCGCCAGGAAGGATGGTCGCGGAACGAAATGGTCGAATTGGAGAGCCGCGCTTGTTCCCGGCTGTGGGAGACGCCGGAGCATCGCTCCGCTGTGGAAGCATTTCTTGAAAAAAAGCGGCGGATCGATTAAATCCCCTTGGGAAAAAACCCGCCGCGGGGAACACCGGAAGAAACGGCGAAACACCGACCGTCCGCCGGACGCGTCGGTTTCTTTTGTCCTTTTTGCCCCTTCTCCGGAGTATATATACAACCCGAATCGGCAATAAATTTAATAGTTACATATACTACGTTTTATATCAAATGCATAAAATATAGAGCAAAAACCCAGGTTGGGAGCAATGGTTCGAATGCGGGAGGTTAAGTATAATGGCTGTTAAGAGGCAGGACGCATGGACACCCGATGACGACTTGGTTTTGGCAGAGGTGACGCTGCGTCACATCCGGGAAGGAAGCACCCAGCTGGCAGCCTTTGAAGAGGTGGCTGAAAAATTGGGGAGAACCCCCGCCGCCTGCGGTTTCCGCTGGAACAGCTGCGTCCGCAAGAAATACGAGGCCGCCATTCAGATCGCCAAAGCGCAGCGCCAGAAACGGAATCAGAGCGGGCGGTTGCGCCTTTCCGGACAGGTTCAGGGGGATCAAGAGACGCTGTCTTCCCTGGAGGCGATCATCCGCTATTTGAGGCGTCATAAAAACGAAGTGGCGGAACTGCGCAAGAGACAAAAGGAATTGGAAAAGGAACTGAAGCAGAAAGAAGAGAAAATCGAACAGCTCGTCAAAGAAAATGAAGAAATGAAAAACCGCCTCAACCATGTGGAGACGGATTATCAGGCCGTAAACGACGATTACAAAACCCTGATTCAGATCATGGATCGGGCCCGGAAGTTGGCCCTGCTGGAAAACGAGCGGGAGGAAGATAAACCGAAAATCCGCATGGAGGAAAACGAGAATCTGGAACGGGTCGACAAATGAGCCCGCCGGAGCGGGCCGAAGAAGGTTTGACCGAGACAAAGACACCCCTTCAGTTAGCCGCAGGAATTCCTGTGAAAGGCTAAAGGGGTGGTTTTTATTTTTTAAATGGGGGACGCTCCAAAAGCCCGGCTTCCCTTCGCCTTCGGAGGCGCCCCCGGCGACGGGGGAATTCCCTTCGGGAACTTTCCCGTCATTCCTGGAGACCCACCCCCGGCGGAGTCCACACATACGGATTTTCCCCGCGGTCGCGGACCGGATCGTATTTGACCGGCCGAAATCCCATCTTGATCCAGAAGGGATCGGAACGGCGACGGGCGTTGGTCTTCACCGGAAGTCCGAAGCTCTGGGCGTGGCGAACCAGGGCGCTCCCGTACCCCTTCCCCCGGTATTGGGGCAACACTTCCAGTTTCCACAGCTCGTAATAGTCCTGGGGGGGATCGAAATAGCGGTCGTATTTGGCGTCGATCCGGTACAGGCTGATCCGGGCCACCAGGTTTCCGTCCTCGTAAATCCCGTAAAAGGGGGAGTTGCTGTCATTCTCGATGATGTTGGCTTTCAAGTCTTCTAGCATGGACAATTCTTGGAGCCCATATTCATGGAATTTTTGAAACTCTTCCAGCGTTTTATAATTAATCTTCAGTCGTTCAACCTTTGGTTTGTCCATGAATTTTTTGACCCCTTTCCTGATTGGATGGGTTTGATATCATTATACCTGATTGGAGGTGTTTGCTCCACGAGGTTCGCTTCCCTTTATTGGAATCCGGACTTACGGCAGGACATCCGGAAGATTTGTCGAATGAGGAGTATCGTGTGCCGTTTTGGAAGCGTTTGCTGTTGTCCTATTCGGAAAGCTTTCGGTATATTGAAAGTGACCATTATTGTACCATTGAGGTGGAGCATGGCACTCAGGAAAATATTGATCGCAAATCGCGGCGAAATTGCCAGACGGATTCTTCGCACCTGCCGTAAGCGCGGCCTGGCGGTGGTGGCCGTCCATTCCGAAGCGGATCGGGATCTGCCCTTCGTCCGGGAAGCGGATGAAGCGGTGGAAATCGGACCGCCTCCGGTTGCGCAGAGCTATCTGAACATGGACGCCATCCTGGAGGCGGCCGAGAGAACCGGCGCCGATGCCGTTCACCCCGGATATGGGCTTTTGTCGGAGAATGCCGCCTTTGCCCGCAAGGTGGAGGAGGCGGGCTTGGTCTTCATCGGTCCCCGCCCCGAAGTGATTGAAGCGATGGGGGACAAGGTGAACGCCCGCAGAACGATGGAGCGGGCCGGCGTGCCGGTGGTTCCCGGAACGCTGGAGGGCGTGTCTTCCGCGGAGGAGGCGGCAAGGCTGGCGGAGTCGGTCGGCTATCCGCTGATGCTGAAGGCGAGTTGTGGCGGGGGCGGAATCGGCATGCAGGTCTGCCGCTCCCGGGAAGAGCTGATCCGCGTCTTCCCATCGGCCCAGGGAAGGGCGAAGGCCTATTTCGGCGACGGGACTCTTTTTTTGGAAAAGTACATCGAACGGCCCCGCCATGTGGAGGTTCAAGTGGCCGCCGACGGGAACGGAACGGTGATTCACCTTTTTGAGCGGGAATGCTCGATTCAGCGCCGCAATCAGAAAATCGTGGAGGAAAGCCTTTCTCCCTCCATCCGCCCCGAAACCCGGGCGCGTTTGGTCGAAGCGGCGATTCGGGCCGCCCGGTTCGTGGGATACACGGGAGTGGGCACGGTGGAGTTTCTGGTGGATGCCGAGGAGCGGATATACTTTTTGGAGATGAACACCCGTCTGCAGGTGGAGCACCCGGTGACGGAGATGATCACCGGGCTGGATCTCGTGGCCATGCAGCTGGACATTGCGGAGGGGAAAAAGCTGTCCCTGTCGCAGGAGGAGATCCGGGCCGAAGGGCATGCCATCGAGTTTCGGATCTGCGCGGAGGATCCCGGGACTTTTCTGCCGTCTCCCGGTTCGGTGGAGCTCTTTCAGCCGCCCGAGGGGCCGGGAATTCGCGTCGACGCCGGGATCGAGTCGGGCAACGCGGTGACGCCCTTCTATGATCCCCTCGTCGCGAAGTTGATTGTAAGCGGTTCAAATCGGGAGGAAGCCCTCGCCCGCAGCCGCGAGGCGCTGGCTGCGTTTCGCATCGAGGGCATCCGGACCAATCTTCCCCTCCATCGCAGAATCGTGGAGGATCCGCGTTTTGTCCGGGGAAAATACGACACCCGTTTTCTGGAAACCCTCTGAATTCGAGGATGAAAATTGAACGGAAAGGATGAGGTTGCCTGTGAAAAAGATCGAAGCAAACATGGCCGGTACCGTGCTTCAGGTGTTGGTGCAGCCCGGAGATCGGGTGGAGGCGGGGCAGGACGTGGCGGTATTGGAGTCGATGAAGATGGAAGTGCCGATTCAGGCGGAATCCTCCGGGACCGTGTCGGCGGTGAAGGTGGAGACGGGCTCTTTCGTGAATGAGGGGGACGTGCTGATCGAATTGGAGGACTGACGGATCATGACCGAGGGGTGGAGGAGGGTGTCCATGCCGGAGGTCCGAATCGTCGAGGTGGGACTCCGCGACGGATTGCAGAACGAATCGGCCATTTTGCCGACGGAAGTGAAAAGGAAGATCGCCGAGGGGTTGATCGCCGCCGGGGTGAGGGACATCGAAGCGACTTCCTTCGTCCATCCCCGCTGGATTCCCCAGCTGGCCGACGCGGAGGAGCTGGCCGGGTCCCTGCCCCGGGCGGAGGGCGTCCGTTATCGGGCCCTGGTTCCCAACCGGAAGGGGCTGGAGCGGGCCCTTGACACCCCGATCGACGAGTATGCGGTGTTTCTGTCGGCCAGCGAAACCCACAACCGGAAAAATATCAACAAGAGCATCGACGAGACATTCCCGGTTCTGGAAGAAGTGGTCCAGCTCGCCCGGGAACGGGGGAAGCGGGTCCGCGGTTACGTGTCGACGGTGTTCGGTTGCCCCTATGAAGGCGAAGTTTCCGTGGCCCAGGTGGCCAAGGTGTGTGACCGCCTGTTTGAAATGGGGGTCTACGAGGTTTCCCTCGGCGACACGATCGGCGTGGCCCATCCGCGGCAAGTGAAGGAAGTGCTTCAGGATCTTTTGAGGCTGTTTCCCGCCGACCGGTTGGCCGGACATTTCCACGACACCCGGGGAACCGCCCTGGTGAACGCCTATGTCGCCCTGGAGATGGGCATTACCACGCTGGACAGTTCCTTCGGGGGATTGGGGGGGTGTCCCTATGCTCCGGGAGCCTCCGGAAATGTGGCCACCGAGGATCTGGTGTACATGCTGGAAGGCATGGGCGTGTCGACGGGGATCGATCTGGAGGCCCTGTGCCGGGTAAGTGCTTCGGTTCAAGAGCGGATCGGCCGGAGGCTTCCGTCCAAGGTGTTGCAGAGCACCCTGGCATCACGACCGCGGAAAAGGGGAGAAAAAGAATGAGCGTGGTTGAATGGGAGCGGAAGGAAGGCATTTCCGTCATCACCCTGAATCGCCCCGAGGTGTACAATGCGCTCAATCTCGAGACGTTGAGGGAATTGATGAAAATCGTGGAGGAACTGGCTCACTCCAAAGCCACACGGGCGGTGATCATCACGGGCGCGGGGGAGAAGGCCTTCTGTTCCGGGGCGGACCTGAAGGAGCGGCGAACCTTTACGGAGGATCAGGTCCGGCGTTTCATCCACCTGATTCGCGAAACCTTCACGGCGATCGAGCGCCTGCCCCGGCCGGTCATCGCCGCCGTGAACGGCGTTGCCCTGGGCGGCGGGATGGAGCTGGCTTTGGCATGCGACCTGAGGCTGGCGGATGAACGGGCGATTTTCGGATTGACGGAAACATCCCTGGGAATCATACCGGGAGCCGGGGGAACGCAGCGCCTGCCCCGGATCGTCGGAAAATCCAAGGCGAAGGAACTGATTTTCACCGCCCGCCGGATCAATGCCGCCGAGGCGGAGCGAATCGGTCTGGTCAACCACGTGGTGCCCAAGGGAGAGGTGCTGGATGCCGCCCTGAAGATGGCGGCGATGATCAATGAAAACGCCCCCCTGGCCCTGGCCCAGGCCAAATTTGCCATCGATTACGGGATGGAGACGGATCTGGCCACCGGTTTGATGATCGAGACCAAAGCCTATGAGGCGCTGATTCCCACCAAGGATCGCCTGGAGGGGCTGGAGGCCTTCAAAGAAAAAAGGAAACCGATCTACCGGGGGGAATAACGGGAAGAGGAGGGGGACCATGGAAGAATCCACAATCAGAAAATGGGAGGAGCAGACCGCAAGGATCAAGCGGGGCGGCGCTCCGAAATACCATGAAAAGCTGGAGAAACAGAACAAGCTGTTCGTCCGGCGCCGGTTGGAGCTTCTCTTTGATGGGGATGTGGAGCTGGAGGACGGACTGTTCGCCAATGCCCTGGCCGACGGTCTGCCGGCGGACGGGGTGGTGACGGGGATCGGGCGCATCAACGGCCGTCCGGTCTGCGTCATGGCCAACGATTCGACGGTGAAGGCGGGATCCTGGGGTGCCCGCACCGTCGAAAAGATCATCCGCATCCAGGAGACCGCGGAGCGCCTGCGCATTCCGATGGTCTACATGGTGGATTCCGCCGGAGCCCGCATCACCGATCAGGTGGAGATGTTTCCGGGCCGCCGCGGAGCGGGACGCATTTTTTACAACCAGGTGAAGCTTTCCGGGGTGGTTCCCCAGGTGTGCGTGCTGTTCGGTCCGTCCGCCGCCGGCGGCGCCTACATTCCCGCCTTCTGCGACGTGGTGATCATGGTGGACAAAAACGCCAGCATGTATCTCGGATCGCCCCGGATGGCGGAGATGGTGATCGGTGAAAGAGTGAGCCTGGAGGAAATGGGCGGGGCGCGCATGCACTGCAGCGTCAGCGGGTGCGGCGATTTCCTGGCGAAGGACGAGGAGGAAGCGATTCTTCTCGCCCGCCAATATCTCTCCTATTTTCCGGCGAACTATGCGGAGAAGCCCCCGGTGGAGCCGGGGAAAGACCCTTCGCCTTCGGCGCGGCGCGTCTCGGAGATCGTGCCGGACAATCAAAACGTTCCCTTCGACATGATGCAGGTGATCGAGGCGATCGTGGATGAGGGCTCTTTCCTTGAGGTCAAGAAGCTCTTCGCCCGGGAACTGATCACGGGACTTGCCCGTCTGAACGGCCGTCCCGTCGGCATCATCGCCAACCAGTCGAAGGTGAAGGGCGGCGTGCTGTTCGTCGACTCCGCCGACAAGGCGGCCCGCTTTATCACCCTGTGCGATGCTTTCCAAATCCCCCTTCTTTTCCTGGCCGATGTTCCGGGCTTCATGATCGGCACCCAGGTGGAGCGCGCCGGGATCATCCGACACGGGGCGAAGATGATCGCCGCGGTGTCGGAGGCCACCGTTCCCAAAATTTCAGTGATCGTCCGCAAAGCATACGGCGCGGGCCTGTATGCCATGGCCGGCCCGGCCTTCGACCCGGACTGCTGCCTCGCCCTCCCCACCGCCCAGATCGCCGTGATGGGGCCGGAGGCGGCGGTGAATGCGGTGTACCGAAACAAAATCGAGGAACTTTCCGAGCCGGAGCGCACCAAATTTGTGATGGAGAAGCGGGAGGAGTATAAAAAGGATATCGACATCTACCGGTTGGCCCACGAGTTGATCGTCGACGACATCGTTCATCCGGATCGGTTGCGCGAGGAGTTGATTCGGCGGTTGGAAGCCTATTCGAGCAAACAGAAAGTTTTCAGCGAGCGGAAGCACCCGGTATATCCGGTCTGATGGACTTTGGGAGAACATCGGGTCACAGGTTGTCATCGGAGCCGCGGACGGCTCCCTTTTCTTGTTGAACGGATCGGAAAAAACGGAGGGATCCAGGTTGCGCATTGCCGTGTGGGGGGGCGGTTCCCTCGGATTGCTGTGGACCGCGAGACTTGCTTCCTTGTTTCCGGAGACGGTGCTTTTGGTTCGGACCCAGGAGCAGCGGGATTGGATCCGGAGAAGGGGGATTCTCCTCACCCATCCCTCGGGGGAAAAAGAAAGAATTTCCGCCAAGGTCCGGTGGGTCGGGGAAGTCGATGAACCCTTTGACTGCCTGTTCATCATGGTGAAACAGCGGGATCTGCGGGATGTGGCCAAGCGATTGGCCGCCTTTTCCCGCCTTCCTGCCTGGGTGGTCCTGTGGCAAAACGGATTGGGGCAGGATGAACCGTTTGCTTCCGTTCTTCCCCGGGAAGCGCTTTGCGGGGCGGTGACCACGGAAGGCGCCCTTCGGGAGGGACCCGGGGAGGTGCGGCACACGGGGGAGGGCATGACGTGGATCGGCCCCTTTTCGGCGGAGCCCGTCCGCCCCGGGATCG
It encodes the following:
- a CDS encoding acetyl-CoA carboxylase biotin carboxyl carrier protein subunit, which translates into the protein MKKIEANMAGTVLQVLVQPGDRVEAGQDVAVLESMKMEVPIQAESSGTVSAVKVETGSFVNEGDVLIELED
- a CDS encoding enoyl-CoA hydratase/isomerase family protein, whose amino-acid sequence is METLRLERYRGVGLIRFHRPEVRNAVNLRMMDELETVLREWRQDDAVRTVLLAGDRHAFVSGGDLSELHRLTREEEIYPVMARMGRLLLELQDLGKPTIAAVEGAAVGGGCEIAVSCDFRLASDRARFGFVQVRLGITSGWGGGTRLLSLLKRSDALYLLLTGEVIDSETALRIGLVDRVFPGGEGFEGAALDFAERIASAPLGVIREYIAIANRVRQEGWSRNEMVELESRACSRLWETPEHRSAVEAFLEKKRRID
- a CDS encoding ketopantoate reductase family protein; the encoded protein is MRIAVWGGGSLGLLWTARLASLFPETVLLVRTQEQRDWIRRRGILLTHPSGEKERISAKVRWVGEVDEPFDCLFIMVKQRDLRDVAKRLAAFSRLPAWVVLWQNGLGQDEPFASVLPREALCGAVTTEGALREGPGEVRHTGEGMTWIGPFSAEPVRPGIGAEIVEKLKNAGVRIEWENQILRRIWEKVAVNCAINPLTALLRIPNGGLLHSDDARFLIKSVVEETVSVARAEGMELEAETLLRRTMEICRKTAANRSSMLQDVERGRPTEIDWINGEVVRRGKRAGIATPVNQVLLRLIHLLEMRRDPDGGPSDGSATA
- a CDS encoding enoyl-CoA hydratase; translated protein: MSVVEWERKEGISVITLNRPEVYNALNLETLRELMKIVEELAHSKATRAVIITGAGEKAFCSGADLKERRTFTEDQVRRFIHLIRETFTAIERLPRPVIAAVNGVALGGGMELALACDLRLADERAIFGLTETSLGIIPGAGGTQRLPRIVGKSKAKELIFTARRINAAEAERIGLVNHVVPKGEVLDAALKMAAMINENAPLALAQAKFAIDYGMETDLATGLMIETKAYEALIPTKDRLEGLEAFKEKRKPIYRGE
- a CDS encoding RsfA family transcriptional regulator, with the protein product MAVKRQDAWTPDDDLVLAEVTLRHIREGSTQLAAFEEVAEKLGRTPAACGFRWNSCVRKKYEAAIQIAKAQRQKRNQSGRLRLSGQVQGDQETLSSLEAIIRYLRRHKNEVAELRKRQKELEKELKQKEEKIEQLVKENEEMKNRLNHVETDYQAVNDDYKTLIQIMDRARKLALLENEREEDKPKIRMEENENLERVDK
- a CDS encoding acyl-CoA carboxylase subunit beta, coding for MEESTIRKWEEQTARIKRGGAPKYHEKLEKQNKLFVRRRLELLFDGDVELEDGLFANALADGLPADGVVTGIGRINGRPVCVMANDSTVKAGSWGARTVEKIIRIQETAERLRIPMVYMVDSAGARITDQVEMFPGRRGAGRIFYNQVKLSGVVPQVCVLFGPSAAGGAYIPAFCDVVIMVDKNASMYLGSPRMAEMVIGERVSLEEMGGARMHCSVSGCGDFLAKDEEEAILLARQYLSYFPANYAEKPPVEPGKDPSPSARRVSEIVPDNQNVPFDMMQVIEAIVDEGSFLEVKKLFARELITGLARLNGRPVGIIANQSKVKGGVLFVDSADKAARFITLCDAFQIPLLFLADVPGFMIGTQVERAGIIRHGAKMIAAVSEATVPKISVIVRKAYGAGLYAMAGPAFDPDCCLALPTAQIAVMGPEAAVNAVYRNKIEELSEPERTKFVMEKREEYKKDIDIYRLAHELIVDDIVHPDRLREELIRRLEAYSSKQKVFSERKHPVYPV
- a CDS encoding DUF2626 family protein; this translates as MDRMFRVLGFWTFVIALMFLAGQLYTPAILFFVQTALFVILGYMGFTERTYMYLFWGYMIVSFLGIVSYSFFMMPQG
- a CDS encoding N-acetyltransferase; the encoded protein is MDKPKVERLKINYKTLEEFQKFHEYGLQELSMLEDLKANIIENDSNSPFYGIYEDGNLVARISLYRIDAKYDRYFDPPQDYYELWKLEVLPQYRGKGYGSALVRHAQSFGLPVKTNARRRSDPFWIKMGFRPVKYDPVRDRGENPYVWTPPGVGLQE
- a CDS encoding hydroxymethylglutaryl-CoA lyase, yielding MPEVRIVEVGLRDGLQNESAILPTEVKRKIAEGLIAAGVRDIEATSFVHPRWIPQLADAEELAGSLPRAEGVRYRALVPNRKGLERALDTPIDEYAVFLSASETHNRKNINKSIDETFPVLEEVVQLARERGKRVRGYVSTVFGCPYEGEVSVAQVAKVCDRLFEMGVYEVSLGDTIGVAHPRQVKEVLQDLLRLFPADRLAGHFHDTRGTALVNAYVALEMGITTLDSSFGGLGGCPYAPGASGNVATEDLVYMLEGMGVSTGIDLEALCRVSASVQERIGRRLPSKVLQSTLASRPRKRGEKE
- a CDS encoding acetyl-CoA carboxylase biotin carboxylase subunit — encoded protein: MALRKILIANRGEIARRILRTCRKRGLAVVAVHSEADRDLPFVREADEAVEIGPPPVAQSYLNMDAILEAAERTGADAVHPGYGLLSENAAFARKVEEAGLVFIGPRPEVIEAMGDKVNARRTMERAGVPVVPGTLEGVSSAEEAARLAESVGYPLMLKASCGGGGIGMQVCRSREELIRVFPSAQGRAKAYFGDGTLFLEKYIERPRHVEVQVAADGNGTVIHLFERECSIQRRNQKIVEESLSPSIRPETRARLVEAAIRAARFVGYTGVGTVEFLVDAEERIYFLEMNTRLQVEHPVTEMITGLDLVAMQLDIAEGKKLSLSQEEIRAEGHAIEFRICAEDPGTFLPSPGSVELFQPPEGPGIRVDAGIESGNAVTPFYDPLVAKLIVSGSNREEALARSREALAAFRIEGIRTNLPLHRRIVEDPRFVRGKYDTRFLETL